The Ananas comosus cultivar F153 linkage group 20, ASM154086v1, whole genome shotgun sequence region taacaaaaaattttctaattaattttatattttttaacaaataaaaaatatactatcaatcttaattatagtacatattaaagtacacaagctagagaaaaaaaaaatttggaccaaagtaaatattcaactaaaatgcaaaattcaatcCTGCTCTATTATCTATAAATTGATATGCAAaacaatttacatttacatattgatgtgcgaaataaaatgataactaaaattgattaatatgaaaattacaaatgatattaatatttaagcatataatgagatcaactaaactttcatatttgacacaatTTAGAATAAGCACACATATATTATGTTCCTACTGTTgcttttaagattcaaaaatatatagatgttggtttttaagaaaatataaagaaaaaaattttgttgcatgAAGATGAAAAGTTACATGAGTGacagaagggaaaaaaattacgaaatgaaaattacagaagtgacagtagggaaataatatgttctattttaaagcatcaatatttaagagcgaagaaaattacaggagtgatgtgagttttaaattttttcctctttccaaaaatgcctctatccttttttactaatatttttatgtcaaaaaattttcaaccaatcattttaaataattaactaagtaataatttattctcaaataaagataaatattttccttctcaataaaaaaatatatattctgtTTTAAAGCATCAACATTTAAGAACCAAGAAAATTGCAGGAGTGACAGTAGAGAAAACAAAATTACGAATgacagtagagaaaaaaaaattacgaagtaaaaattatatctatactacttataaattttttcgcAAAGAATAATTTCAAAGCAACCGCCAATCATTTCGTTTTTACTTTGGTCATCTATACCGATTTTTTcgcaaccaatcatttcaaataattcgcaacagattattaCATATTTctcaaccaataattttaaataattaattatttgccaatacgaaatttgagtttgaccatttttttcgcaactaaccatttcaaataattcgcaacagattattgcttatttcgcaaccaataattttaaataactaaatatccatatttgagtttgacacgtggtaagcatatagaaagccacgtgtcagcttctcacatagggttcattaagggttctacttttatatatagtaatagattagAGTCCATGATCTCTTATATTTTCCATCTCAATCATATTTTCGTATGATGTCGGACGATTGTGGTGTTACAACGATCACCTTAGTACTCATAAGCCATGTTCGATAtttgagcttccgaatcgacaatttATAGtgttatatttaatttagagcatttaaatattttgaaaattgaatttcataaatttttgatatcatcCATCTTACAATCAAAATgcttcaaaattgacaattttaattgcCGGTATAGGACGTTTTCTAATTTAACAGTATAGAACAATTGGAATCAGTTAAATTTTTTGtacaaaattctattcattatctAGATCAAGATTAATAACTTTCATCTTGAATTGAACAATTCGattctttatttttagaaagtcgttcgattttgactgtttattttatactaACTTGACTGACTctatcataaattttaaaagttataaaatttgatttctaaattctTCATATGCTCTACATTATATTAAATACTATCGATCACTataagtaaataatatcaaacatagcgaattttatttttaagatattttaaataatcttAATCAAGTCTAACTGAGCATACAGCTCCACATgtcttgattgtgactcagcTAAATCAGGCTCCCACCATTTCAAACGTGACTTGGCCTAACTTGGTTTTCCACAACAGAACAGAATGTTGACCCCTTTATGCCACCAATCCCAACCGCCCATACAAATTTGCAGTATGCAGAAATTGAACCCGTGGCCTTTATCTTTAGTACCAATTGGGATCGCTAGCTGACGTTAACCATTTATTCCAAAAGCTCaagttgttaaaaaaatacaactaaTTCATTTATAAGTGTATGGAGATAGTGCCCACgtgtctcaattgtgactcggcccaactagCCTCCCACCACTTCGAACATAGCTTGGTCCTACTCGACGTCTCGTCATTTCAAATGTAACTCGGCCTAATTTAGCCTACCGCCGTATGGCAGAATGCTTGCCCATTTAAACCAACAAGAAGGGCTACCATATCCTTATGAATATGCAGCCCTTCGTACTATcaacttattttttatgatagagcttttGAATCGACATTACATATtgttaaaatgatcaagagcatttaattaaaatactaaaagtagattttcttaatttttcaaaattataatagagCCTATCAACAGATATAAAATGAACAATCAAAATAGAACGACttcccaaaaataaaagatcagaTTCTTTATTAGAGATCAgagttattaattttaatctAGATAATGAACAAAAATCATAACAATGGATAAATTGAATGTtttgtcctcaaactatgagctAGGTGACACTTTAgccctaaaatttttttgttgttgtaatttttggctctaaattttaaaattattataatcaagtttCACAACCCAacttagttgattaaatattgatgCATCGTTGATGTAAAAGTGATACAACATCTTAATTTTTATCGCATCATCAACCATAACTAGTGTAGGGCCCGCGCTTTGCGGcgggtaaataatattttatcaaatttaaatattttaatttatataaattttaataaataatttgtaatattttagcaaatttaaaaattttaatttatacccAATCCAAACGGGCCTAAGTGTATCAAATATGATACAGGGGATTATTTTCtgcctatataaaaatatgtactatattatatatatgtaataataaattatctatagATGAACATATCAAATCTTGGTGGCATTgtgtattaaaaattaatagaaaaacataaaggaaaaaaaaccaaTTGGTTAACTTACACTAAGTTTTTAATTGATTATCTTATTCTCTAATcaaatgaatatattaatttgatcagataAATCTACTTTTTCCATAAAGGATAATGATGTGAAttggctaaaaatataaaaaactggGACGCTATGAAtgcatgacaaaaaaaaaagaaaaggagaataaGGTAATCTAATTGggaaagcaagaaaagaaacaatattATTGACCAAAAACCTAACAAATTTTTCACTCTACTCTAGCCAATATTTATAGTGTGCttataattgtaaatttttataactgttatctatgaaaaagaaaagacaatatAGAAAAGAGTAAatgatgaatttaattttcttatttaatttctatttgatGAACtgccaaactaaaaaaaatattattgataactTTATTTAAAGATTCCAcccttagaaaaaaaaacgGTCAAATTAAATGTGcattaatttagaaatttttatttgtttaaagtagagaatgaaGTTAATTACTATCGATTACTAATAATGGaagccaaaaaaattattatatatatgacaatattggattaattatatatattaattatatattaaagtatAGTTATTATTGTGATTTATGAAGCTAATTACTTTCGGTTACTAATCATGGAAGCCAAAAAGATTATTGACAATATTAggttaattatatgtattaattatatattaaactatagttattattgtgattatatatttatatcaattattaattattaaatttctcATTTTGTTCTTTCAAAGAGGGATGAAAGATAACTTGCCATGTGGCAAGAATTATTCTGGCTTCATATAGTTTTATAGATATTTTCACATCACTTTTATATcaataattttcaataatttagctaactaaattagattgtgagGCTTGACTATAACAATTTATAAGTTCAAGccagaaattacaacaaattaaaatttgggaaTCAAAATGTCACCTGACTTATAGTTTAAGAATCAAACAAGCAATTTACTCTAATCGAAACCATAACGgtcggattttgaatttttatcgAATAGGAATATGTTTAGAATATAGAACCAGATGCATCCTCACAGAGTGGTTGAATTGAAAACCTCATTTGTACGAGAGTAAtattatacttataaataaatGCTAAAATACAGATAACTTTCTTTTAAATATCCGTTTTTTTACTTGCtctttttgattttcaaaaatttatattttgcctcgttaaaactttagaaatgtatcgaccgtccctagcataagtggcaaagggcttggtggttagtacccgaggttccaagttcgaatcttagctgattcacattttcagctaagtttatatcttaaaaaaaaataaacgaaacgggtagcatgctacctttctctcaaaaaaaaaaaaatagaaatattttcaaaaggGTAAAGTGTTAATAGAGAGGGCAAACTCACCAAATTACCCAtacttcttctataaaaaaaaaataaccttttaatatatttatattgtttcgaagagtatttttattataaattattataagaaaTGGACAGAATAGTAATGAAGTCTTGACGGAGGGgagctaaatgcaacaacttgaaatgtcAAGAaggtaaaatataggtttttgaaagttagggaggaaaagtaaaaaaatatgtatatatataagggggttttctgtaatttagcctaaataaattttataatattttacaaaccaACATAGATATTAATATCTAACTAGTGAAAAAGTGTAAATCACAAGAAGATAAgcatgatttataattttaagcTTGAAATCCAACCATTGGTTTGTATAGTGTCTAAAATGTTGTGAGATTTATTTGTAAACAAATGATTTTCCTTgctgaataaaaataaattttacaatattttagaaACCAGCACATATATAGGTGGCGGTATTTAATTAGTGAAGAAGTGTAAATCACAAGAAGATAAGCATGATTTATAATTTCAAGGTTGAAATCCAACCACTGAATTTTGTAGTGTGTAAAAAATTGTGAGGTTTATTTGTAAACAAATCATCTTCTTTACTACGTAATGTTATAATTACTCAcaaattttaggctaaattacaaaaaaccctTACGTAATaacccgttttttcactttccccgcctgacatttaaaaacctacactttgcccccctgtaaaatgaaaaatattcacagggaggttacggtgtgtaaaatgaccattttgcccctcgccattgtcgtcttctttcggccgcgatttctttccattttcttctccacctgctcctcttctcctcctgcaccctcgccgccctcgatttcggcgacagtaggagaaaaccgaggtgggcgacagtaCGAGAAGGGCAAaaaaggcgaaggcgaggcggcggaggacggcgaaggggatgtgggtgagggcgcgGCAGTGGAGAAcggcgaggcggctaggcggcgaggcggagaGGCGGCagcgaggtggcgagccggagggaggcgaagcaacaggaagatggcggaggggtattttcgacataaaaatatattttttaatggaaCCCTAActgtagggggtgaagtgcatattttttattttacaagagggtaaagtgtaggtttttaaatgtcagggagggaaagtgaaaaagcgggttattacaagggagttttctgtaatttagcccaaattttataatattttacaaactagTGAGTTTGATTGGAATTGCGGGaaaattgcgttacgtgcggtgaaaaaGTACATTGGAAAAATACCTCCTTACGTAATATCgcattccgcatatcgcgatgagtcggttatgatatattttttacagtcCCACTGGAGAACACaaaagtatatccctatatattttttttttcaactctattttatctaatagcgttagatagatctcaaaatcaaattaaaactgaGTGCCCGACTAAGGCGCATCTTTGCAAAAACCACGTGGATCTATGAAAGAAGATTTTTGCGTTGATACCCCTAGAAGGGGCCTGCAAGCACTGCActtaaaaatcataattttcaaGGTATGcatacaaaattacaaatacAAACTTTTTGCATTGGTTTTTGTGTGATTCCGCAAGTTTTGCAGTCTTGCAGGAGAGTACATAAGCCAAAAAACAGGGTTGTTTTTGCATTTACTCccctcagatttttttttttcacaaataaccctataaaatttatatttgcaagattgACCCTATCCCCACCACACAAGAGCCACGCAAACGCCATGTAAGCGTGCTGGGTGGTATaagttaagttgaacacgataaaCCATTCATTGTGTTTGGacacacggtgaatgattcaccatacTTGATTGTATTAATCATGTATATAAGTGTGTATGAGTGtgtataaatatattgaatacgGCGAATCATTCACCATATCCAAACATGATGAAAGGTTTATTGTATTCAACTTAATCTTATCACCGAGCACGTTCACgaggcgcttgcgtggcagggataGGACcaatcttgcaaatataaattttgtgggattatttgtgattttttttttctgagggggctaaatgcaaaaaaaaaccccaaaaaaacACTTCATTGCAAGAGCCAACATTTTGCATCGTGGTGGAAGGTCAGGTTGAGTCAAATCACGTTCTAAATGGCGGGAGGTCAGGTTGGATCTGACTTATGTTCAAAATGCCGGAAAGTCAGATCAGAttgagtcacaatcgaaatcAATAGACATTGTATTTGTttgttttaagtgaattaattgcATTATTCTAATAGcctgaatttttaaaattaatggttGGTATCAACAATCTTACAGATACTGAAAGAGAGAACAATATATAATGACAATTCTATTCAGCAAACAGTTTAGTATTTCCACAGCTTTCCATTCATTTATTAATATGGTGCATTTCCACAACTTACAACAAAAGAGCCATCCAAATTAAATCTTTATTTAGTTGATTTTTAAGTACAGTTGAGTATAAAACTATGACTCAGTTATTCTTGCACTAACATGCAGCAATTAATACAAGTAAATTGCAAATAGAAAAAGCATTGCAATtcaaactagttattccagagTGCAAAAGAAAAAGTCGGCGAAAACTGGAAAATTATAAGGTTGTATatctttttatctttatttctcAACAACTTAATACAATAAATGAATCATCTGTTACAATCACTCTGAGTACATTTTAATTCCTCAACCAATATGTGTATAAACCTCATcaaaaatcacaaaagaaaaacacacccaaatttgaaaaaattctCTCAAACACAGTAATACAAACACAATAAACACAGATACAGCAGAACAATCATACAGCAAAAGAATGAGTTAAACTGATCGCTTTCCGATCAATACCCGGAGCTTCGAGGCACCCGAAACGAACCACCGGAGTAAAGCATCGCATATACCGGTCTTATTCTCACAGTAAGAACAATACTCAGCAAAGTCCCCAGGCAGCAAACACCAGCAAGAACCAGAAATGTGAGCCTAAAACACTCAGGCCCTAAACAAGTGAGGCTCGAGCTCTCGAAAAGTAGTGTGTCATGATGTTGTTTCGCGGCCTCCTTGTCGTAGATATACCCGGCAAGAAGGCCAGAAAACAAGAAGGCGCCGAGCGGGTTCCCCAGCAGCATGAAGTTGTAGATCATGCCGAAATTCTTCAGCCCGAAAAGCTCAGACGCTGTCGGTATCATCGCGGAGAATTGGACTCCGTAACATAAGCCCAATGAGGCGGTCGTCGCGTAGAGAGCGGCGGTGAAAGGCGAGGCCAAGAGGAGGTATGATATGATCATTATGATTTGCGTCACCGCCATCCATATCGTTCGAGGAAGCATTCTTGCGCTGTGGAAAATGTTTGAACTATTTCTGTCAGTGTGACTACTGTAATACTTGCATTCTGCAGTAGATTTTCGCTGAAATTACCTCACAAAATGCTCAGAAACAGCCCCACCGCCGAGACGGCCCAGGAAGTTGCAGAAGCTGAAAATACAAAGCAAGACGGTCGTGTTATCGACGCCTGCTGCGGTGCCAATCTGTGCCAGATTATTAAGAACTGTGACTCCCGAGCCGACACCGAAGAAGTACGTGACGAAAAGAAGCCAGAAATCGGCTTTTACGACGGCTTCTTTGAACTTGAAGTCCTCCCCTCTCCTCGGCCTTCTTTTCCTCTTCACTGCCCCCTCCCCTTCAGCTAACAGAATGCGCACATCATTCGCATCGTCGGCCTCCGGTAAGTCCTCGAGAGCAGCTCCTGAAGGCGAGGCCGCCAATAACGGCGCCGACTTGTCTTGATCCGATAAATTCTCCGACGAACTCGAAGGCGCAGCGACGGTAACTTTCTTTCTGTTTTTCGGAAATAGCGTCATCTTTACAGGTATCGCGAGAGGcgcgaggaggaagaggaccATGATGCTGATCAAAATATAATTGGCAGCATCACATAACGAGAGAAAACTACTCAAAACCGTCGTGGTGAGAAGGTAAATGCCGAGAAAGACGCTGCAGATCTGCGTGAACAGAAAATGGCCGTGCTGAGAGGAGTCGTCGTCTGAGGCGGGAGTGCAGGGCCTGATGAAGTACATCATGGCGAGGCAGACAGCAGGGAGGCCCAGCGCGAGGAAGAGCAAGAGTTTTGTGGGGGAACTGTCGAGGAGGCCGGAGTATATCGGAGTGAACACCGCTGCGCTGAGGCCTGCATATCCCTTGAGGATCCCCGCGACGGTGCCTCTGCTGACAGGGAAGTTCCTCATGTTGGTCACCAGAACTGCTGTCATGAGCCACGCGCTGCTGTTCGTTCCGACGTATAACGCGATCCACAGCTGAATTTGAATCGAAAGATTAAACTTATTTTGGATACGAACTGACTGAAGCTGAAATTGTACGTGAAGCAGAAGAAAGATTTCAGAAAGAAGGTGTATTTCTGTAACGACATGAAGCGCCCGTAAAATTGAATTTCTTGTAAATTGGTAAAGAAttgtgcatgcatatatatatatatatatatatatatatatgttagttgtCAGAATCAGAGCAGGATGTTTCAGgtggaaaaataaatatgaaagatCTAAAAAGAAATGAGTCCAATATTTGCTAATGAAAATCAACACCAAATCAAGGATAAATGACCAATGTAAATTAGATAGAATCAGCAATTGCAAACCTCTCAATTATCGATTAATTATCGGAAAAGATAATTCAATCTGCAAAGGAAAAATCCAAAAGATGGCACGAATAATTAAGAAACCTCCCGAAAGGGTACTAATTTTGTGAAATGAGCATGAatcaaattatcaaaatataaatagataatCTTCAGATCAAAAAAGCAGAAATGATACAATTAGCTCATGCAGTCCCGTGGggcctagtttggtaatgtgATGGATAGAAACaccatttttatatattaaaaggtctctgaaaaaaaaaaaaaaatacaagcgCTTTTAATCTTTTCCCCTCCAATACTATAAAATTGCGGCGGCAACCACAACTGAAAAAGTATGTGGTTATATATTTCTCCGATAGTAGTTACCAccgtaattttataatataaaatgaggaaaaattaaaaatttttctaaattttctgaTTCTTTTAAAGTATA contains the following coding sequences:
- the LOC109725863 gene encoding protein NUCLEAR FUSION DEFECTIVE 4-like codes for the protein MAGAVKGGSRPPWVGLGAAVWVQVAAGSAYAFPLYSHALKAVLGLRQQQVAMLGVANDMGENLGLVPGLLCNRLAPGLALAVGAAACFLGFGLLWLAVSRTLLGLPYWLLWIALYVGTNSSAWLMTAVLVTNMRNFPVSRGTVAGILKGYAGLSAAVFTPIYSGLLDSSPTKLLLFLALGLPAVCLAMMYFIRPCTPASDDDSSQHGHFLFTQICSVFLGIYLLTTTVLSSFLSLCDAANYILISIMVLFLLAPLAIPVKMTLFPKNRKKVTVAAPSSSSENLSDQDKSAPLLAASPSGAALEDLPEADDANDVRILLAEGEGAVKRKRRPRRGEDFKFKEAVVKADFWLLFVTYFFGVGSGVTVLNNLAQIGTAAGVDNTTVLLCIFSFCNFLGRLGGGAVSEHFVSARMLPRTIWMAVTQIIMIISYLLLASPFTAALYATTASLGLCYGVQFSAMIPTASELFGLKNFGMIYNFMLLGNPLGAFLFSGLLAGYIYDKEAAKQHHDTLLFESSSLTCLGPECFRLTFLVLAGVCCLGTLLSIVLTVRIRPVYAMLYSGGSFRVPRSSGY